The following are from one region of the Stigmatella ashevillena genome:
- a CDS encoding serine/threonine-protein kinase, with translation MAQVYRGLHEAIQREAAIKELLPEGQRDKESLSRFHREALALAAFRHQNIVTLYDMVEKNDSLFMVLEFVDGPTLQELIKEGPLPADVAAVICARIASALDHAHFRHIIHRDLKPANVMLAKSGEVKLMDFGIAKDVDMVALTQQGVAVGTPAYMSPEQVTGAKLDARTDIFSLGVLLYETLTGARPFQGRTAGEVFAKIRDGLYKPLHKVAPEVPKPLANIVQRALEVKPENRYPDAAAMRRELDLFLAREIEVSHPALLVAFLRHREKLTESEALAHLTQAELGVLDSYAAGRRKRSGGGKLKWVVAALLALATATGTGIYLTQDQWAPPVEKKMKR, from the coding sequence ATGGCCCAGGTGTACCGGGGCCTGCACGAGGCCATTCAGCGCGAGGCCGCCATCAAGGAGCTGCTGCCCGAGGGCCAGCGGGACAAGGAGTCGCTCTCGCGTTTCCACCGGGAGGCGCTCGCCCTGGCCGCCTTCCGCCACCAGAACATCGTCACCCTGTATGACATGGTGGAGAAGAACGACAGCCTCTTCATGGTGCTGGAGTTCGTGGATGGGCCCACCCTTCAGGAGCTCATCAAGGAGGGGCCGCTGCCGGCCGATGTGGCCGCCGTCATCTGCGCGCGCATCGCCAGCGCGTTGGACCATGCGCACTTCCGCCACATCATCCACCGCGACCTCAAGCCCGCCAATGTCATGCTCGCCAAGTCCGGCGAGGTGAAGCTGATGGATTTTGGCATCGCCAAGGATGTGGACATGGTGGCGCTCACCCAGCAGGGCGTGGCGGTGGGCACGCCGGCGTACATGTCTCCGGAGCAGGTGACCGGGGCGAAGCTGGATGCCCGGACCGACATCTTCTCGCTGGGGGTGTTGCTCTACGAGACGCTGACCGGGGCGCGTCCCTTTCAGGGGCGGACCGCGGGCGAGGTGTTCGCGAAGATCCGCGATGGCCTGTACAAGCCGCTGCACAAGGTGGCCCCCGAGGTGCCCAAGCCCCTGGCGAACATCGTCCAGCGCGCCCTGGAGGTGAAGCCGGAGAACCGTTACCCGGACGCGGCGGCGATGCGGCGCGAGCTGGACCTGTTCCTGGCCCGGGAGATCGAAGTCTCTCACCCGGCCCTGCTGGTGGCCTTCCTGCGCCACCGGGAGAAGCTCACGGAGTCGGAGGCGCTGGCGCACCTGACGCAAGCGGAGCTGGGGGTGCTGGACTCCTACGCGGCGGGCCGCCGCAAGCGGTCGGGAGGCGGGAAGCTCAAGTGGGTCGTGGCGGCGTTGCTCGCCC
- a CDS encoding adenylate/guanylate cyclase domain-containing protein encodes MSASSDARLSVGLRLLLHGGSVLVGLFTFVYARLVCTFICGLPTPVLARTVAILTVLHISLRELLLQLVPLSGKGSSPARRAWLLSTLAWGVTGLAASILHKAQYPSFPLFSHVKFAVGYWLLGGALLGQLEYLLFERALPPAPSVSRTEQLRERLGRRLLEGYVIFTTVPAGVLLLTLLRFIWEFQGEAHYVVEAAVMSLGFTGIALGVAVAYGRSVRRDTERLLEAVRRVGSGDFQPGAATSRPDELFLVAEGINEMAGGLQLRERIREAFGRFVSPQVASEFIEKYARHGKAAVMGGERKDVVVLFSDLRDFTHLSESLAPEVLIEVLNGYFQEMVGAIQQHGGMVDKFIGDAVLAVFGLTEGAGNPARAAVAAGLEMQRRLEAYNARLAARGIQLRSGVGIHAGEAVAGYLGSTDRMEFTVIGHTVNVASRIEGQAREPRPALLFSEEVARRFGDAFRVKEVGSVALKGVAQEVRLLSVTGEAGSAQVA; translated from the coding sequence ATGTCCGCTTCGTCCGACGCCCGCCTCTCCGTAGGCCTCCGCCTGCTGCTCCATGGCGGCTCGGTGCTCGTGGGGCTCTTCACGTTCGTCTACGCACGGCTCGTGTGCACCTTCATCTGCGGCCTGCCCACGCCCGTGCTGGCCCGCACCGTCGCGATCCTCACGGTGCTCCACATCTCGCTCCGGGAATTGCTGCTGCAGCTCGTCCCCTTGTCCGGAAAGGGCTCTTCCCCCGCCCGGCGGGCCTGGCTCCTGTCGACCCTCGCCTGGGGCGTGACAGGCCTGGCCGCCAGCATCCTTCACAAGGCCCAATACCCCTCCTTTCCCCTGTTCAGCCACGTGAAGTTCGCCGTGGGCTATTGGCTCCTGGGCGGAGCGCTCCTGGGCCAACTGGAGTACCTCCTCTTCGAGCGCGCGTTGCCCCCCGCCCCCTCCGTCTCCCGGACCGAGCAGCTTCGCGAGCGGCTGGGACGGCGGCTGCTCGAAGGCTATGTCATCTTCACCACCGTCCCCGCCGGGGTCCTGCTGCTCACGCTGCTGCGCTTCATCTGGGAGTTCCAAGGCGAAGCGCACTACGTGGTGGAAGCGGCCGTGATGTCCCTGGGCTTCACGGGCATCGCGCTCGGGGTGGCGGTCGCCTATGGCCGGAGCGTGCGCCGGGACACCGAGCGGCTGCTCGAGGCGGTGCGCCGCGTGGGCAGCGGAGACTTCCAGCCGGGCGCCGCCACGAGCCGACCGGACGAGCTGTTCCTCGTCGCCGAGGGCATCAACGAGATGGCCGGAGGGCTCCAACTGCGCGAACGCATCCGCGAGGCCTTCGGACGCTTCGTCTCGCCGCAGGTCGCCTCCGAGTTCATCGAGAAGTACGCGCGCCACGGAAAGGCGGCGGTGATGGGAGGGGAGCGCAAGGACGTGGTGGTGCTCTTCAGCGATCTGCGCGACTTCACGCACCTGTCGGAATCCCTGGCGCCCGAGGTGCTCATCGAGGTGCTCAACGGCTACTTCCAGGAGATGGTCGGCGCCATCCAGCAGCACGGGGGCATGGTGGACAAGTTCATCGGAGACGCGGTGCTGGCCGTGTTCGGCTTGACCGAGGGGGCTGGCAACCCCGCGCGCGCGGCCGTGGCCGCGGGCCTGGAGATGCAACGGCGCCTGGAGGCCTACAACGCGCGGCTGGCCGCGCGAGGCATCCAGCTCCGCTCGGGCGTGGGCATCCACGCGGGCGAGGCCGTCGCCGGCTACCTGGGGAGCACCGACCGGATGGAGTTCACGGTCATTGGGCACACGGTCAACGTGGCCTCTCGCATCGAGGGCCAGGCCCGCGAGCCCCGCCCTGCCCTGCTCTTCAGCGAGGAGGTGGCCCGCCGCTTCGGCGATGCCTTCCGCGTGAAGGAGGTCGGCAGCGTGGCCCTCAAAGGCGTGGCCCAGGAGGTCCGCCTGCTCTCGGTGACGGGCGAGGCGGGCTCGGCCCAGGTGGCCTGA
- a CDS encoding FMN-binding negative transcriptional regulator gives MYTPPHYKEERPEALQAFIHQHSFGLLISPGPQGMEATHLPFLLEVDGAGPGRLLAHLSRANPQWKHLEEAGEVLTVFSGPHAYISASWYTERTDVPTWNYVAVHAYGRARRVDGERLHGMLARMAQRYEATSAVPWSLGEVPEASLQAMTKGIVGIEIELTRLQGTRKLSQNRSAEDQQRVLQALRERGSPDDLALAALMERPS, from the coding sequence ATGTACACACCTCCCCATTACAAGGAAGAGCGCCCCGAAGCGCTCCAGGCCTTCATCCACCAGCACAGCTTCGGCCTGCTCATCAGCCCAGGGCCCCAAGGCATGGAGGCCACGCACCTGCCCTTCCTCTTGGAAGTGGACGGCGCCGGCCCCGGACGGCTCCTGGCGCACCTGTCCCGGGCCAACCCGCAGTGGAAGCACCTGGAGGAGGCCGGCGAGGTGCTGACCGTCTTCTCCGGGCCCCACGCCTACATCTCCGCTTCCTGGTACACGGAGCGCACGGACGTTCCCACGTGGAACTACGTGGCCGTTCACGCCTATGGGCGCGCCCGGCGGGTGGACGGAGAGCGGCTGCACGGCATGCTCGCGCGGATGGCCCAGCGCTACGAAGCGACCAGCGCCGTGCCCTGGTCGCTCGGGGAAGTCCCCGAAGCCTCTCTCCAGGCCATGACGAAGGGAATCGTGGGCATCGAAATCGAACTCACCCGGCTGCAAGGCACACGAAAGCTGAGCCAGAACCGCTCGGCCGAGGACCAGCAACGCGTCCTCCAGGCGCTGCGGGAACGAGGCAGCCCGGACGATCTCGCCCTCGCCGCCCTCATGGAGCGCCCATCCTAG
- the dpdA gene encoding tRNA-guanine transglycosylase DpdA, which translates to MKFFLPDSQDLVDPSFDFENEQRAKDRRRQRHDLYAHEVFSQPAFDGFLVSKGMVDGFGALGSRYTLSQRLRLSQIGAPEFFRVNRAPHPLQIMGDCGAFTYVKEQKPPYSVDDVMDFYATCRFDYGVSLDHVILDFLPEADAPGAGPRAVPAAIRRRQELTLEYASEFLHKHTRGRHAFKPLGVAQGWSPQSYATSVKRLQQMGYDYIALGGMVPLKTQDILRCLQAIQAQRAHGTRLHLLGVTRTEHIEEFYRLGVASFDSTSPLRQAFKDAHDNYYHNGLTYTAIRIPQVEGNTSLQQRIASGQISQNQARKLETACLQAMRLFDSGRRSISKVIEVLLEYEDLYAPDAKRNHAKDYERTLRDAPWRRCACDICKHLKHHVIIFRGAERNRRRGFHNIWSFYRHMRDSGTDTHEFTVGQQVAGLKERACRTN; encoded by the coding sequence GTGAAATTTTTTCTCCCTGACAGCCAGGATCTCGTCGACCCCTCCTTTGACTTCGAGAATGAGCAGCGCGCCAAGGACCGGCGGCGCCAGCGGCATGATCTCTACGCGCATGAGGTTTTTTCTCAGCCTGCCTTTGACGGATTCCTGGTCTCCAAAGGCATGGTGGATGGCTTCGGGGCGCTGGGCAGCCGCTATACGCTTTCGCAGCGCCTTCGCTTGTCACAGATAGGGGCTCCGGAGTTCTTCCGCGTGAACCGAGCCCCTCATCCTCTCCAGATCATGGGGGACTGCGGCGCTTTCACATACGTGAAAGAACAGAAGCCTCCCTACAGCGTCGATGACGTGATGGATTTCTACGCCACCTGCCGGTTCGACTATGGCGTTTCACTGGACCACGTCATCCTCGACTTCCTCCCAGAGGCGGACGCGCCGGGGGCAGGCCCTCGGGCGGTGCCCGCCGCCATCCGCCGTCGACAGGAATTGACGCTCGAGTACGCCTCCGAATTTCTCCACAAGCACACGCGGGGCCGCCATGCCTTCAAGCCCCTGGGCGTCGCCCAGGGCTGGAGCCCTCAATCCTACGCCACCAGCGTCAAGCGCTTGCAGCAGATGGGTTACGACTACATCGCGCTGGGAGGCATGGTCCCCCTCAAGACCCAAGACATCCTCCGGTGCCTGCAAGCCATCCAGGCCCAGCGCGCCCACGGCACGCGCCTGCACCTGCTTGGCGTGACACGCACCGAACACATCGAGGAGTTCTACCGGCTGGGGGTCGCCTCGTTCGACAGCACCTCGCCCCTTCGACAAGCCTTCAAGGATGCCCATGACAATTACTATCACAATGGGCTCACCTACACCGCCATCCGCATCCCTCAAGTCGAGGGCAATACGAGCCTACAGCAACGGATTGCCTCGGGCCAGATATCACAAAACCAGGCGCGCAAGCTGGAGACCGCCTGCCTTCAGGCCATGCGGCTGTTCGATTCGGGCCGCCGTTCCATCTCCAAGGTCATCGAGGTGCTCCTCGAGTACGAGGACCTGTATGCACCCGACGCGAAACGCAATCATGCCAAAGACTATGAGCGGACACTCCGGGATGCGCCCTGGCGCCGGTGCGCCTGCGACATCTGCAAACACCTCAAACACCATGTCATCATCTTCCGAGGAGCGGAGCGCAACCGGCGGAGGGGCTTTCACAACATCTGGAGCTTCTATCGCCATATGCGCGACTCCGGTACGGACACCCATGAGTTCACCGTAGGGCAACAGGTTGCTGGCTTGAAGGAACGCGCATGTCGGACGAATTGA
- the dbpB gene encoding DGQHR domain-containing protein DpdB, with protein sequence MSDELRLPALEVHQSKGRKLYSFAVDGKLLQDFVTVSRVRRGDGNELSGYQRPEALAHIQEIRAYLEAPSPLIPNSIILAFDSRVRFEPAKGKTSLPYVRTGTLVIPLEKNIADPDKPGFVVDGQQRLAAIRDANIHRLPVCVTAFITNDVRQQTEQFILVNSTKPLPKGLIYELLPGTDAHLPSPLHRRKLPALLMERLNLDEDSPLSGRIRTTTNPTGTIKDNSVLKMIENSLSDGVLFHFLRPERAHGADVASMGEVLHHFWAAVARVFHAAWGLPPKKSRLLHGAGIISLGHVMDAISRVRNVPLIPTEAQYVEKLMPLQELTHWTGGSWNFGNGERRKWNNLQNTPGDIELLSKYLCTPYQKQASRSL encoded by the coding sequence ATGTCGGACGAATTGAGGCTTCCCGCCCTGGAAGTGCACCAATCCAAGGGACGCAAGCTGTACTCCTTCGCCGTGGACGGGAAGCTGTTGCAGGACTTCGTCACCGTCTCGCGTGTGCGCCGAGGTGACGGAAATGAGCTGTCAGGCTACCAGCGGCCCGAGGCGCTTGCTCACATTCAAGAGATCCGCGCCTACCTGGAAGCCCCCTCCCCCCTGATCCCCAACTCCATCATCCTGGCCTTTGACTCCCGGGTCCGGTTCGAGCCCGCCAAGGGCAAGACCTCGCTGCCCTACGTGCGAACGGGGACCCTCGTGATTCCCCTGGAAAAAAACATCGCCGACCCAGACAAACCCGGCTTCGTCGTGGATGGACAGCAACGCCTGGCGGCCATCCGGGATGCGAACATCCACCGGCTTCCCGTCTGTGTCACGGCGTTCATCACCAACGACGTCAGGCAGCAGACCGAACAGTTCATCCTCGTCAATTCGACGAAGCCCCTCCCCAAAGGGCTCATCTACGAGCTCTTGCCCGGCACGGACGCACACCTTCCCTCTCCCCTGCACCGACGCAAGCTCCCAGCGCTCCTGATGGAGCGGCTGAACCTGGACGAGGACTCTCCGCTCTCGGGCCGCATCCGCACGACGACCAATCCAACGGGCACCATCAAGGACAACTCCGTCCTCAAGATGATTGAGAACAGCCTGAGCGATGGCGTCCTCTTTCATTTCCTGCGCCCGGAGCGGGCCCATGGCGCGGATGTGGCCTCGATGGGGGAGGTGCTGCACCACTTCTGGGCCGCCGTGGCCCGGGTCTTCCATGCCGCCTGGGGACTGCCTCCGAAGAAGTCCCGGCTCCTGCACGGCGCGGGGATCATCAGCCTGGGCCATGTCATGGATGCCATCAGCCGGGTGCGCAATGTCCCCCTCATTCCGACGGAAGCCCAGTACGTCGAGAAGCTGATGCCCCTCCAGGAGCTCACCCATTGGACCGGGGGTTCTTGGAATTTCGGCAATGGCGAGCGCCGGAAATGGAACAACCTCCAGAACACGCCCGGCGATATCGAGCTGCTCTCCAAATACCTCTGCACCCCATACCAAAAGCAAGCCAGCCGGTCACTGTGA